Proteins encoded together in one Epinephelus lanceolatus isolate andai-2023 chromosome 4, ASM4190304v1, whole genome shotgun sequence window:
- the taf15 gene encoding TATA-binding protein-associated factor 2N isoform X1, whose translation MATDSGYGGSQSYGSYGGQQGGQGYGQGNGSGSYGGQSYGGYGQQGGGGGGGGPQDSYSQSQPQSFDNYGQDSGYGDKPSYGQGSYGSQSQGGDSYGQQSSYGGQGGGGGGGSYGRWSEGEGGGQGGRYGRDQGERSEGGGGFRGRGRGGYDRGGYDRSGGYDRSGGFDRGGRGGPHGMGGGDRGGYKNYGGSRDYDSRDEPAGEQDNSDNNTIFVQGLGEDATVQEVGDFFKQIGIIKVNKKTGQPMINIYSDKATGRPKGECTVSFDDPPSAKAAIDWFDGKEFNGKPIKVTFATRRAEFTQRGGGRGGRGGFRGRGGGGGPNFDIKGGDWPCPNSACGNMNFARRQECNKCGAPKPGDAGFGDRGGRGGYGGDRGGGFRGRGGGFRGGDRGGYGGGGGGGYGGGYKMGRGDRRDDRRDRPY comes from the exons ATGGCCACTG ATTCAGGCTACGGTGGCTCTCAAAG CTACGGATCATATGGCGGTCAGCAGGGCGGACAG GGTTATGGACAAGGAAATGGCAGTGGCTCTTATGGGGGACAGAGTTATGGTGGCTATGGCCAGCAAGGTGGCggcggcggtggtggtggtCCACAAG ACAGTTACAGCCAATCTCAGCCACAGAGCTTTGACAATTACGGACAGGACTCTGG GTATGGCGACAAGCCGTCTTACGGGCAAGGCTCCTATGGTAGTCAGAGTCAAGGAGGAGATAGCTATGGACAGCAAAGTTCCTATGGTGgccagggaggaggaggtggtggcgGCAGCTATGGAAGATGGAGCGAAG GTGAAGGAGGTGGTCAGGGTGGGAGGTATGGACGTGACCAGGGAGAACGTTCCGAGGGAGGAGGTGGCTTCAGAGGCCGAGGCCGTGGTGGCTATGACCGTGGCGGCTATGACCGCAGTGGTGGCTATGACCGCAGTGGTGGCTTCGACCGTGGTGGAAGAGGTGGACCTCATGGTATGGG AGGTGGTGACCGTGGTGGCTACAAAAATTACGGTG GCTCTCGAGACTACGACTCAAGGGATGAACCAG CTGGTGAGCAGGATAACTCCGACAACAACACCATTTTTGTCCAGGGACTGGGAGAAGATGCCACAGTTCAGGAAGTCGGAGACTTCTTCAAACAAATAGGGATCATCAAG GTGAACAAGAAGACCGGCCAGCCAATGATCAACATCTACTCCGACAAGGCCACTGGTCGGCCAAAGGGAGAATGTACAGTGTCATTTGATGACCCGCCCTCTGCCAAAGCTGCTATTGACTGGTTTGATG GCAAGGAGTTCAATGGAAAACCCATCAAAGTAACATTTGCCACCCGCAGGGCTGAGttcacacagagaggaggcGGAAGAGGCGGACGAGGAG GTTTCAGAGGtcgtggtggtggaggtggaccCAACTTCGACATTAAAGGAGGAGACTGGCCCTGTCCCAACAG TGCTTGTGGCAACATGAATTTTGCCCGGCGGCAAGAATGTAACAAGTGTGGCGCTCCCAAACCAGGAGATGCAGGATTTGGAG ATCGTGGAGGCAGAGGCGGTTATGGCGGAGACAGAGGCGGCGGCTTCAGAGGTCGTGGAGGAGGGTTCCGTGGAGGAGACCGTGGAGGCTACGGAGGAGGTGGCGGCGGAGGATATGGAGGCGGCTACAAAATGGGAAG AGGTGACCGTAGAGACGACAGAAGAGACCGGCCATACTAA
- the taf15 gene encoding TATA-binding protein-associated factor 2N isoform X2, with product MAVSRADRVMDKEMAVALMGDRVMVAMASKVAAAVVVVHKTVTANLSHRALTITDRTLGMATSRLTGKAPMVVRVKEEIAMDSKVPMVAREEEVVAAAMEDGAKVKEVVRVGGMDVTRENVPREEVASEAEAVVAMTVAAMTAVVAMTAVVASTVVEEVDLMVWGSRDYDSRDEPAGEQDNSDNNTIFVQGLGEDATVQEVGDFFKQIGIIKVNKKTGQPMINIYSDKATGRPKGECTVSFDDPPSAKAAIDWFDGKEFNGKPIKVTFATRRAEFTQRGGGRGGRGGFRGRGGGGGPNFDIKGGDWPCPNSACGNMNFARRQECNKCGAPKPGDAGFGDRGGRGGYGGDRGGGFRGRGGGFRGGDRGGYGGGGGGGYGGGYKMGRGDRRDDRRDRPY from the exons ATGGCGGTCAGCAGGGCGGACAG GGTTATGGACAAGGAAATGGCAGTGGCTCTTATGGGGGACAGAGTTATGGTGGCTATGGCCAGCAAGGTGGCggcggcggtggtggtggtCCACAAG ACAGTTACAGCCAATCTCAGCCACAGAGCTTTGACAATTACGGACAGGACTCTGG GTATGGCGACAAGCCGTCTTACGGGCAAGGCTCCTATGGTAGTCAGAGTCAAGGAGGAGATAGCTATGGACAGCAAAGTTCCTATGGTGgccagggaggaggaggtggtggcgGCAGCTATGGAAGATGGAGCGAAG GTGAAGGAGGTGGTCAGGGTGGGAGGTATGGACGTGACCAGGGAGAACGTTCCGAGGGAGGAGGTGGCTTCAGAGGCCGAGGCCGTGGTGGCTATGACCGTGGCGGCTATGACCGCAGTGGTGGCTATGACCGCAGTGGTGGCTTCGACCGTGGTGGAAGAGGTGGACCTCATGGTATGGG GCTCTCGAGACTACGACTCAAGGGATGAACCAG CTGGTGAGCAGGATAACTCCGACAACAACACCATTTTTGTCCAGGGACTGGGAGAAGATGCCACAGTTCAGGAAGTCGGAGACTTCTTCAAACAAATAGGGATCATCAAG GTGAACAAGAAGACCGGCCAGCCAATGATCAACATCTACTCCGACAAGGCCACTGGTCGGCCAAAGGGAGAATGTACAGTGTCATTTGATGACCCGCCCTCTGCCAAAGCTGCTATTGACTGGTTTGATG GCAAGGAGTTCAATGGAAAACCCATCAAAGTAACATTTGCCACCCGCAGGGCTGAGttcacacagagaggaggcGGAAGAGGCGGACGAGGAG GTTTCAGAGGtcgtggtggtggaggtggaccCAACTTCGACATTAAAGGAGGAGACTGGCCCTGTCCCAACAG TGCTTGTGGCAACATGAATTTTGCCCGGCGGCAAGAATGTAACAAGTGTGGCGCTCCCAAACCAGGAGATGCAGGATTTGGAG ATCGTGGAGGCAGAGGCGGTTATGGCGGAGACAGAGGCGGCGGCTTCAGAGGTCGTGGAGGAGGGTTCCGTGGAGGAGACCGTGGAGGCTACGGAGGAGGTGGCGGCGGAGGATATGGAGGCGGCTACAAAATGGGAAG AGGTGACCGTAGAGACGACAGAAGAGACCGGCCATACTAA